The segment AGTCAAAGAGCAAACAGAAAAGTTTGAACTTAACCGCTGGACTTATGCGGCGAAAAGAAATTGGTACTCGGGCGATCATCACGTTCATGCAGCCGGATGTTCCCACTACGACAGCCCAACGGAAGGGGTTACCCCCGCGGACATGATGCGGCACATTCTGGGCGAAGACTTGAATGTCGGTTGTGTGCTGACTTGGGGGCCTTGCTGGTACACTCAAAAACAGTTCTTCGAAGGCAAAACGAATGAGCTTTCTACCGAAGACTATTTGATGCGGTACGATGTCGAAGTCAGCGGGTTTCCTTCCTCGCATGCGGGTCACCTTTGCCTGTTGCAACTGGCAGAAGACGATTATCCTGGGACCGAAGTTCTCGAAGACTGGCCGACCTGGACCGTTCCGGTACTCAAATGGGGAAAAGAGCAGGGAGGCGTCGTCGGTTACAGCCATAGCGGTTGGGGATTGGCGTTGCCCGACTATGATGATCGCGGTCGACGAATTCCCAACAAAAAAGGAAAAGCGGCCGACAAACTCCCCGACTACGCGATGCCTCCCTTCGATGGCATTGGGGCGAATGAATATATCGTCGCCGTGAACGAAGGTGTTTGTGATTTCATCTCGGCAGTAGATACCCCCAGTGTTTGGGAACTTAATATCTGGTATCACACGCTCAACTGTGGATATCGGACCGTCATCAGTGGCGAGACCGACTTCCCCTGTATCTATGGTGACAAGGTAGGCCTTGGCCGGATCTATGTGAAGCTGGATGAGGATCAACCTTTGAACTTTGCGAACTGGGTACACGGTCTTAAGGATGGTCGCAGCTACTGCACCGACGGACTAAGCCACGTCTATGACTTCCAGGTCAACGGTACCCCAGTGGGGGAAGCGGGTGAGAGCGGACACTTGAGCGAAGTCGCCCTCGCTAAACCGGGTGAAGTGGAAGTGAAGTTCGACGTTACTGCCCTGTTGCAAGCGGAGCAACCCAACGAAGAGTCGGAACGGATTCGTGGGAAACGGTTGGATGAAAAACCGTACTGGCACCTGGAGCGGGCGCGAATTGACGAGAGCCGCAAAGTGCCCGTGGAAGTGATCGTCAACGGGTACCCGGTTCACTCGCAAGAGATCGAAGCGGATGGCGAGATCAATAGCATTACCGTTCCTGTCGAAATCAAACATTCGAGTTGGGTTGCGGTACGAATCTTTCCGTCGGTACACACAAATGCGGTCTTCATAAAAGTCGGCGATCAACCTATTCGTGCCAGTCGCCGCAGTGCCGAATGGTGCCGCGAAGCCGTCGACGTTTGTTGGGAATCCAAAAAAGGTCGCTTCCGCGAGAGCGAAATGGAGGCCGCTGATGCCGCCTATCAACGAGCGCGAGAAGCATACGACAAGATAATCGCCGACGCAGTCGCAGAGTAAACTGCTGAAGAACAAAAGGGTGGCCCAGACAATCGCGTCAGCGATGTCTGGGTTGCGTAGCAACACTCAAGTGATGAATAGAATTCGATGAAAGACGCTCCGTGAGACCTTTCTCGTCATAGAACATTCTACGCTTAAGTGTGCCTGCGGCACCCAGACAACTCCTCGAGATTGTCTGGGCCACCCCGGAGGAATTATCTCGCTTTTCGAGATTTGGAGACGTCCCCGTTTTCTTCTGAATCCTCGCTGACTCTCCAGACATAGAGGCCCTTCAGATTCTGACCTGTGGCGAAGATAAATTTCCCGTCGTGCGAAAAAGCGGCATCGG is part of the Polystyrenella longa genome and harbors:
- a CDS encoding CehA/McbA family metallohydrolase, coding for MRSRQLLWGLLFCFQFLGSPSILRAADPAEGLAIIDYVEKQPFVAATKRLVEALEYVGTPLSEAELQKLEAAYKNKDARGAVMEIQQILDPHTLIGVKINAESRVSVSTGPAPKELIEQGWRTFLVKVNNDAGITPKLVPESPNDQPVYERGRGSRERPQTDQDLVDPETIPDRFLSVEMFDKQPLMPKLSGLAVEYRIMQLNSRDAGKREAKIGFNVGQGTQDIGFRNEVSVLFTCLPATKVTFDVKDTDGKPCLASFVIKDDQGRVYPNPARRLAPDFFFHDQIYRGDGESVPLPPGNYSVTYQRGPEYLIQTKQVEVKAGVKEQTEKFELNRWTYAAKRNWYSGDHHVHAAGCSHYDSPTEGVTPADMMRHILGEDLNVGCVLTWGPCWYTQKQFFEGKTNELSTEDYLMRYDVEVSGFPSSHAGHLCLLQLAEDDYPGTEVLEDWPTWTVPVLKWGKEQGGVVGYSHSGWGLALPDYDDRGRRIPNKKGKAADKLPDYAMPPFDGIGANEYIVAVNEGVCDFISAVDTPSVWELNIWYHTLNCGYRTVISGETDFPCIYGDKVGLGRIYVKLDEDQPLNFANWVHGLKDGRSYCTDGLSHVYDFQVNGTPVGEAGESGHLSEVALAKPGEVEVKFDVTALLQAEQPNEESERIRGKRLDEKPYWHLERARIDESRKVPVEVIVNGYPVHSQEIEADGEINSITVPVEIKHSSWVAVRIFPSVHTNAVFIKVGDQPIRASRRSAEWCREAVDVCWESKKGRFRESEMEAADAAYQRAREAYDKIIADAVAE